The genomic stretch GCGCATGCCCGCCGGGTGCGTGCACAACACGGCTGCGCCGCAACCGGAGGCGGGCGATTACGAACAGGACCTCAACGATACCCAGGCCAACGGCAGGTCCCGGCAATTGATAAACACTGAACAACACCACCAAGGCGCCGACGCCAAATATGTTCAATGTACAAACACGCCGCATGAGTTTGTCACGCAGCCCCGTGTAGCGGGCGATCAACAGATTCAAGAGTCCCGTCCACAACAGCGCGATGGACATGGTGAGGCTCAGACTGTCATGAATATCCATCATCGACGGATTGCCAAGGCCCAGGTCAAAGCGATAGGCCTGCATCGCCGTCAATAGTGCGCTCATGACGAGGTCGTCCGATGGCGCGGAAAAATGAACGATGGCGCGCAGCAACGCGACCAGTATCAAGCCAATCGAGGCCGTGGAAAACAGGCGGTGACCCTTGCGAAACATCGCTCTCCCCTTTCTCGAGCTTCGCACACATGGTAGCGCAGTGCGGTATTTACGGGAATCCCATCGTAATCATCCTCTGAATTTGGCTAAACTGCATGGAATGCGACTCTCCACAGTACCAACGTTTCTTTCCGCTTTTGATATCCGAGGCCATGCATGAGTGAAATTGCCAAATCAGACCTTACCGATCTCAGGCGCGCCAAGAAGCTGCTTGAAAATCCCGGGCTTGCCGCGAAGATGTCCGCCGCACTCGGTTCGCCGATCGAAAAAAGTGTCGGCATGCTGCCAAAGAGCGTTCAGCAAGGCATCCACAAGGCATCCGAAACGGCGATGATGAAAGCGCTTGATGTGGCGGTGAAATCGCTGGGCGACAACACGAAGAAACCCGCGCAAAGCCGGCTGCACAAAATCGCCGCCGCGACCAGCGGCGCGGTCGGCGGCGCATTCGGGCTGTTTGCCCTCAGCATCGAACTGCCGGTATCGACCACCATCATGCTGCGCTCCATTGCCGACATCGCCAAGAGCGAGGGGGAGAATATTCACTACATCGATACCAAGCTCGCGTGCCTCACGGTATTTGCCCTTGGCGGCAACAAGTCCAAGAAAGATGATGCTGCCGAATCCGGTTACTTTGCGGCACGTGCCGCGATGGCAGGAGCGGTGTCAGAAGCGAGCAAGTTCCTCGCGGAAAAAGGCTTCTCGAAATCCGGCGCGCCGGCGCTGCTGCGTCTGGTGTCAATGCTCAGCGCGCGCTTCGGCATCGTGGTTTCAGAAAAGGCGGCGGCACAGGCGGTGCCGATCATCGGCGCGGTCGCGGGCGGTTTG from Betaproteobacteria bacterium encodes the following:
- a CDS encoding EcsC family protein, translated to MSEIAKSDLTDLRRAKKLLENPGLAAKMSAALGSPIEKSVGMLPKSVQQGIHKASETAMMKALDVAVKSLGDNTKKPAQSRLHKIAAATSGAVGGAFGLFALSIELPVSTTIMLRSIADIAKSEGENIHYIDTKLACLTVFALGGNKSKKDDAAESGYFAARAAMAGAVSEASKFLAEKGFSKSGAPALLRLVSMLSARFGIVVSEKAAAQAVPIIGAVAGGLINTLFIGHFQDMARGHFIVRRLEKIYGAEPVRLAYESL